In Allorhodopirellula heiligendammensis, one DNA window encodes the following:
- a CDS encoding leucine-rich repeat domain-containing protein: protein MFRLSTLSFAVAAFVCSMSHTSNPALAQTPESGSIFTDPALEAAVRAHVFAKRHGNEPLTVDDVAEISRVVAPQQGIRSLEGLQHCRSLMLVDLAGNEISDLAPLAKLNKLQSVTLAGNRIESIAALEPLTRIQLLDLSGNDVAQLEPIRNMKNMRTLYLADNQLENISAIAELQKISALDLAGNPIVDLSPVSSLGWLTTLEISDCQVRSLSPLGNLTKLAMLIMPNNPIDSLDPILKMCVEDAGSNRRFAPYLKIYLDLQSDKASAWQGAIEKLKAVGVSVHDYRRPTTSKSTHSP, encoded by the coding sequence GTGTTCCGCTTGTCTACCCTCAGCTTCGCTGTCGCGGCGTTCGTGTGCTCGATGAGCCACACGAGCAATCCCGCGTTGGCACAAACGCCGGAGTCCGGTTCGATCTTTACCGATCCGGCATTAGAAGCGGCAGTCCGTGCCCACGTCTTCGCCAAACGCCACGGTAATGAACCGTTGACTGTCGACGACGTTGCGGAGATTTCACGCGTCGTGGCCCCGCAGCAGGGAATCCGCAGTCTGGAGGGGTTGCAACACTGTCGGTCATTGATGTTGGTCGACTTGGCGGGTAACGAAATCAGCGATCTCGCGCCGCTAGCGAAACTGAACAAATTGCAGAGTGTGACGCTGGCAGGAAACCGCATTGAGAGCATTGCGGCACTGGAACCGCTGACTAGGATTCAGTTACTCGATCTCTCCGGGAACGACGTGGCGCAGCTGGAGCCGATTCGCAACATGAAGAATATGCGAACCCTCTATCTCGCCGATAATCAGCTCGAAAATATTTCCGCGATCGCCGAGTTGCAAAAGATCAGTGCCTTGGATCTCGCCGGCAACCCAATCGTCGATTTGTCACCTGTGTCAAGTTTGGGTTGGCTGACGACGCTAGAGATCTCAGATTGCCAAGTGCGGTCGCTGTCACCACTGGGCAACTTGACCAAATTAGCGATGCTAATCATGCCCAATAATCCGATTGATTCGCTCGACCCCATCCTCAAAATGTGTGTTGAAGATGCCGGCTCAAATCGACGATTTGCACCCTACCTGAAGATCTATCTCGATTTGCAGTCAGACAAGGCGTCCGCCTGGCAGGGGGCTATTGAAAAACTAAAAGCAGTCGGCGTGTCGGTTCATGACTATCGTCGACCCACTACATCGAAATCAACACACTCGCCATGA